AGAATGCCGAGCGCCCTTACGCCAGCTTCCAGGGTCGACAGCGCCTCCGCACCGGGGGACTTGCGCAAGCGGTATCGACTCGGCGGCCCGGCAGGCAGTGCCACCTGCGGCAACGGGTGCAATACCGGATTCAGGTAGTACAGTTTGCGCGCCTTGCGCCAGGTACCATCCAGCAGCACAAGCCGGCGCGGCCGCCCGTCGCTGGTCGACGCCAACTCGCCAGCGTCAGGGCCGGGGAAAAGCAGCTCCGTCCGGTAGTCTGCATCCTGCAGCCAGGCCATCCAGTCATCTGGCACGTGCTCTGCCACCAGCAAGTGGGCAGTGTCCAACCCCAGACAGAGCAGGCGCGCGGTATTCAACGCGTGATGCTGCTCGCTGGGATGCTGCAATACCAACAACTCGGTGGCAGAGTGCAAGTCTGGTATGTCTGCGCACAGACAATGGCTTTGCGGGCGTAAACAGCGCGTACAACAAGGTCTTTTGGTCATGCCGCCATGCTAATCGATCACCTGGGGTTGGCCACAGATAAAAAAAAGCGGTTCACCCTCTCGGGGAACCGCCAAAGGCCTTGCGAGCCATGCCTGGTGAAAATCTGTCAGCCTTTTTTCTTGTCGGATTTTTTATGGCTGTCGTTCCATATGAAATAACCGAAGCCGCCCAGAAAAGCGACCATCAGCCCAACAGTCAGAATACCGGCTACTACTACTGTGTCCATGTACATGGTGATGACTCCTCTGGGTCATTAAGCAATGACTACAGAGTAACCACACTCAGCGGCAGGTTTATTGACAATAATCAATACAGGTGAGGGTTATTTCTTTTTTCGCGGGGATCGGCTTTTCTTGCCTTTTTTCTTCGCTGCGGAGGATTTCCGTCCGGGCAGAGGCAGGGCCTGCTCGAATGCCTGACGAACCCGCTGCAAGCGGGCTTCGTTCAGGTCATGGCGCCGCTCCTGGCGGGCCTGTTGCAAGTCGACCAGATTGTCTGGGGCTTTGTCTGTGCTCATATCGACAGAATATCAGACTTCGATATCAACCAGCAGCCCCTTGTCCGGCAGCTCATGCGGGGTAGTTTCGTCTCCGGCTAGCGACTCTGCCGGAGGCTCGCCGGCTACTTCCGGGGCAGTTGCTGCCCGCTTGCGGCCGCGGCGTTCGGGAAAATGGCCCAGATCGCGCTGACGCCGATCCCGCGACTCAGTCACCAGGTCATGCAGGAACTCGGCTTCAGCCAGCGGCTTGACCGTTTTGTTGATTTTCACTCTGTCATTCATCGAGCCCGCCGGGGGCAAACCTGGAATCAGCATGCTTACCCCTCCTCGCTGGCCGGTCCATACCTAGTATATCGACAACCAAAACGACAGCTTGATCCCCCAAAAGCGTGAAATTGGTCACAAAACAGACAAATAGTTGGTCGATTTATGCTATCCGACACTCGCCAAATAATAATTTCAGCCACTGAAAGCGGTTTTGACGACTCAAGCGATCAGTTACCATATGCGCCTTTTATCGCAGCAGGAGCATGGCATGTCGGCATTCACCCCGGGGCAACGCTGGGTCAGTGATGGAGAAGCAGAGCTCGGATTGGGCACAGTCTTGTCATTGGACGATCGTGCAGTCGTTCTGTTGTTTCCCGCCAGTGGCGAAACCCGCCACTACGCCCT
This sequence is a window from Halopseudomonas salegens. Protein-coding genes within it:
- the ccoM gene encoding cytochrome c oxidase subunit CcoM, giving the protein MYMDTVVVAGILTVGLMVAFLGGFGYFIWNDSHKKSDKKKG
- a CDS encoding tRNA-uridine aminocarboxypropyltransferase: MTKRPCCTRCLRPQSHCLCADIPDLHSATELLVLQHPSEQHHALNTARLLCLGLDTAHLLVAEHVPDDWMAWLQDADYRTELLFPGPDAGELASTSDGRPRRLVLLDGTWRKARKLYYLNPVLHPLPQVALPAGPPSRYRLRKSPGAEALSTLEAGVRALGILEPAIDFTPLLRPFERLIDGQIAAMGTLTYQAHFAHRGAGKPGKP